The Aeromonas encheleia genomic sequence ACGAGCAGAGCGGGCTCATCAACGTGATCCAGGATTATGATCCGGCCATGCAGTTCGCTAGCGGCGACAAGGTGCGCATCCTCTATTTCAGCGATGGGGTGCGGGTCGACAAGACCTATTGAGCGCGCTCAACGAGCGGCAAGAGAGGGCAAGCAGGGGGAGGGGAATTACCCGGCGGCTAGCCGGGCGGTACTACACGGGATACCTGTGTAGAGACTCGCTCAGGCGTCCTGAGACACTATCTTGTCGCGGCCGGTGTTCTTCGCCTGATATAGCTGGCGATCCGCTTCGCTCAGTGCCTCGTCCATGGAGAGCCGCCCGACGTTGATGACGCCAAAACTGGCGCGCACGAATAGCGGTATCTCCCGGGACAGCGGTTGCTGACGCATCTGTTGCCGCAGCCCCTCCAGTCGCTTGAGCAGCACGGGCACAGTGCTATGGGGCACCATGAGGGCAAACTCCTCCCCCCCGAAACGGGCGATCATGGCATCCGGGAAGAACTGGGTGAGCAAACGGGTCAGGTGACAGAGCAGCTGATCGCCGATGGCATGGCCCCAGTGATCGTTGACCTGCTTGAAATGATCCACGTCGAGCACGCACAGGGCGAGCGGTGCCTGCTGACGCTGATGCTCCTCGAACCACCTCTGCCCCTCGTTGAACCAGTAGCGCCTGTTGTAGAGCCCGGTCAGGTAGTCGCGATTGGCCGACTCCTGGATGCTGTTGAACTGCTCCAGCGCCTCCAGATTGTGGCTGACCCGACATTGCAGCTCCTCCGGCTCGAACGGCTGGTTGAGAAAATCGTTCGCCCCCTGCTTGAGGTAGCGGGCGGAGAGGCCGTGCTTGTCCGACACCGAGATGCCGATGATGGCGAGCTGCTGCTTGCTGTAGCGCTCCCGCAGCATCCGCACCAGGCTGATGCCGTCGATCTCCGGCATGTAGTAGTCCACCAGCATCAGCCGAATGGCAGGATTCTGTTCCAGGGCGCTCAGGGCGTCGCGGGCGCAGTTTGCCTCATGCACCTGCAGCAACTGCTTGCGCAACTGGGCCGCGGTACGGTGGCGGGAGGTGCGCGAGTCGTCGACCACCAGCACTTCTATGGTCTGGTTGAGGTAGAGGCGGTGTACCAGGCTGACGGCGTATTGCAGGGAGTGGCGTGAATCCTTCATCACATAGTCCAGTACCCCCGCCTCCAGCCAGGCTTCCCGCTTCTCCTCGCTGATGTCGGCGGTGAGGATAACCACCGACAAACCCCGCTCCAGCAACACCTTGACCGCTTCCCCGCTGGGGGCATCCGGCAGGGTGAGATCCACCAGAGCGACCACGTACTCCTCCCCCCGGCAATGACGGGCCCCCTCCAGGGTATCGAACGCATCGATCTCCAGCCCGGTTTGCTGCGCAATGGCCTGGATCAACATGCGGCGGATCGTCATGCTGTCTTCGACAATCAATATTTTCCGTTTCATCCGGATCCTTAAAAGAAAAAGGCATGCCTCTCGGCATGCCCTTTATAACCTTGTGCTTATTGTGCGTCCAGATATCGCTCTGCATCGAGGGCCGCCATGCAGCCGGTGCCGGCGGAGGTGATCGCCTGGCGGTAGACATGGTCGGCCACGTCGCCGGCGGCGAACACGCCGGGGATGCTGGTCTGGGTCGCGAAGCCTTCCAGGCCACCGCGTACCTTGAGATAGCCGTTCTCCATCGCCAGCTGGCCCTCGAAGATCTGGGTGTTGGGCTGGTGGCCGATGGCGATGAACACGCCCATCAGCGCCAGCTCGGAGCGGGACTCGTCACGGGTGCTGCGCAGGCGCACGCCGGTCACGCCCATATTGTCACCCAGCACCTCGTCCAGAGTCTGGTGGGTATGCAGCACTATGTTGCCACTCTCGACCTTGTCATTGAGGCGCTTGATCAGGATCTTCTCGGCGCGGAACTCGCCGCGACGGTGGATCAGATGCACCTTCTTGGCGATATTGGCCAGATACAGCGCCTCTTCCACTGCGGTGTTGCCGCCGCCGACCACGGCCACTTCCTGGTTGCGGTAGAAGAAGCCGTCACAGGTGGCGCAGGCGGAGACGCCACGGCCCTTGAACGCCTCTTCGGAGGGCAGCCCCAGATACTTGGCGGAGGCACCGGTGGCGATGATCAGCGCATCGCAGCTGTATTCGCCGTTGTCGCCCTTGAGGCGGAACGGACGCTCGGTCAGCGCCACTTCATTGATGTGATCGAACAGAATGCGGGTGTCAAACTTCTCCGCATGGGCCTGCATGCGCTCCATCAGGGCCGGACCGGTCAGCCCTTCCGCATCACCCGGCCAGTTCTCCACCTCGGTGGTGGTGGTCAGCTGACCACCTTGCTGCATGCCGGTGATGAGCAGGGGGCTCAGGTTGGCGCGGGCGGCATAGACGGCCGCGGTGTAGCCCGCCGGGCCGGAACCCAGGATCAGCAGTTTGCTATGAGTAACTTGGCTCATGATGTGATTTCCGAGACGTGATGAGTTTGCGCGATTGTAGGTAATTCGTGATCCAGGGTCAAAGGCCAGCGCGTCGATTGTGGCAATCGCCTGTGAAGGGGGTTGGCGGCGCTCGTGGTGCCATAAAAAAACCGCCCATCGCGGGCGGATTTTCACTCATCGGCGCTCCCTTGCGGGGGCGGGATCAGTTCAGCAGGGTCAGGGGATCCGTGTAGGCCAGATGATGCGCCTCGGCCACTTCCCGGCAGGTGATCTTGCCTGCCATCACGTTCAGCCCGTGCAACAGGTGGGGATCACCCAGCAGCGCATTGCGGTAGCCCTGCTCGGCCAGCCGGATGATGAAGGGCAGGGTGGCGTTGTTGAGGGCGACGGTGGAGGTTCGCGCCACGGCGCCCGGCATGTTGGCCACGCAGTAGTGCACCACCTCATCGACGATGAAGGTCGGGTCCTGGTGGGTGGTGGCGTGGGAGGTTTCCACACAGCCGCCCTGATCGATGGCCACGTCGACCACGGCCGAGCCCGGCTTCATGCGCGCAATGTGGTCACGGCTGACAAGTTTTGGCGCAGTGGCGCCGGGCACCAGCACGCCGCCGATGACCAGATCTGCCGCCAGGATGTGGCGCTCCAGGGTCTCGCGGTTGGAGTAGACCACCTTGGCCGCCCCCTGGAATTCGCTGTCGAGGCGACGCAGGGTATCGATGTTGTTGTCGAGTATGGTGACATCGGCGCGCAGGCCTATGGCCATACGGGCTGCATTGGAGCCCACTACGCCGCCACCGATGATCACCACCTTGGCAGGTTCGACCCCGGGTACGCCGCCGAGCAACACGCCGCTACCGCCGCGGGACTTCTCCAGCGCCTGGGCGCCCGCTTGAATAGACATGCGTCCGGCCACCTCCGACATGGGGGCCAGCAGCGGCAGTCCACCACGGGCATCGGTGACGGTTTCGTAGGCGATGCAGACGGCGCCGCTGTCGATCAATTCCCGGGTCTGGGCCAGGTCTGGCGCCAGATGCAGGTAGGTGAACAGGGTCTGGCCAGGACGCAGCATGGCGCGCTCGACCGCCTGGGGCTCCTTGACCTTGACGATCATCTCGGCCTTGGCGAAAACATCGTCAGCAGAGGCCAGAATTTCGGCCCCCGCAGCCAGATAATCTGCGTCACTGAAGCCAATGCCAGTTCCTGCGCCGCTTTGGACGAAAACGGTATGGTTTCGTGCTGTTAGTTCACGTACACTGGCCGGAACCATGCCTACGCGATATTCATGGTTTTTTATTTCCTTAGGTACACCGATAATCATGCTATCCCTCGTCTATCGATTGGTGGTTTATGTTGCCACAATGTTAAGCAACATTTGCGCCTAGTATATTCAGGTATTGACAGGATTTGTGACCATAATTATAAAATGACTGGTGATTCTTACCAAAAAATAGCCAAAGGATGGAATTAAATGATGGAAGCTAAGAGTCGGCTAAAGGATTTGGACAGGATTGACCGCAACATTCTGAATGAACTGCAAAAGGATGGCAGGATTTCGAACGTTGAGTTGTCCAAACGAGTTGGCCTGAGTCCTACACCGTGTCTGGAACGGGTTCGTCGCCTGGAGCGACAAGGCTATATCGAAGGATATGCCGCTATTCTGAACCCTCATTATCTGGACGCGTCTCTGCTGGTGTTCGTGGAAATTACCCTCAATCGCGGCGCACCCGACGTCTTTGAACAGTTCAACAAGGCTGTTCAGGTGCTCGAGGAGATCCAGGAGTGCCATCTGGTCTCCGGTGATTTCGACTATCTGCTCAAGACCCGCGTCAGCGACATGTCGGCTTACCGCCGCCTGCTGGGGGAGACCCTGTTGCGTCTGCCCGGGGTCAATGACACCCGCACCTACGTGGTGATGGAAGAGGTCAAGCAGAGCAGTCGTCTGGTGATCAGCACCCGCTAAGCCGGGTTATGCTGTGACTTGCAAGTTCCATGACGAGTCACGATAGTCAGAAACGAGCGGCCGGTCCGCTCGTTTCTTCTTATGAACTTGGTTGTAAAGATGGCCCCGCCCTCAGGCACAGGCTGACAATCGGTGGGCTTTTCAGGGATACTAGGCCCCCTATCCCCGCATTACATGTTTTCAGAAAGGAGCCGGAGTTTGGCCGATAAAAAGCTGTTTACTCCTTTGTCAGGTACCCAACGGATCTTCGAGGCCGTCTTGATCGCCATCACCCTGATGGCTGCCTATCTCTTGCTTGCCCTCTTGACCTACCATCCCGCCGATCCCGGTTGGTCCCAGACCTCCTGGCAGGGGGAGGTGAAGAACCTGGCGGGCAGCGCCGGTGCCTGGCTCGCCGACATCACCATGTTCACCTTCGGCGCCTTCTCCTATCTGGTGCCGCCGCTGACGGTTCTGCTCGGCTGGAGCCTGTTCTGGCGCCCGAGCCGGCTGCTGGAGGTGGATTATCTGACCCTGTCGGTGCGCATCGTCGGCTTCCTGCTGACCGTGCTCGGCATGTCGGCCATTGCCAGCATGAACTTCAACGACATGCAGAATTTTTCCGCCGGCGGCCTGGTGGGGGACGTGATCGCCTCCGCCGTGGTGCCGCTGTTCGGCGGTGTCGGCGCCAACCTGATGCTGCTCTGCTTCGTGGCCACCGGCATCACCCTGTTCACCGGCTGGTCCTGGCTCACCATAGTCGAGCGGATCGGGGCCAGCTGCACCGGCACCGTCAGCGCCATCTATCACTTCCCCACCACGCTAGGTCGCTGGTTGACCGGGGGCTGGCGCCAGCCTCGCTTCGAGGGACCGGATCCCTTGCTGGAAGGGGGCGTGGGTGCCATCGATCTGGATGAGGAAGACGAACCTCACGGCAGCTGGACGCGCAATCCCAAGGCCAAGGGCGCGGCCCAGAAGACAAAATCTGACGAATGGCTGCCGGAACTCGATGACGATACCTTCCAGTTCGAGCCGCAGTTTGACGACGAAGATGACGAGGCGCCGACGCCCGTCGCCAAGCCCAAGCGCGCGGCCAATGCCCGCCCGCAACCCGTGCTGGCAGCTGCGGATGAGGACGAGCTCGATCTGCCCTGGGCGGAGGGCGACGAGGCCCCGGCCGCGCCGGTGGCGGTTGCCCCCAAAGCCAAGCGCCGCCCGCAGCCGGGCATGGCCCCCTTGCCGGGGCTGGATCTGCTGGACAGACCGCCCGCCAAGACTCAGATGATGAGCAAGGACGAACTGGACCGTATGGGCCGTCTGGTGGAGGCCAAGCTGGCCGATTACAACGTGCAGGCCAAGGTGGTCGGCGTCTATCCGGGCCCCGTCATCACCCGTTTCGAGCTGGATCTGGCGCCGGGCATGAAGGCGAGCAAGATCACCAACCTGTCTCGCGACCTCGCGCGCTCCCTCTCCGCCAGCAGCGTGCGGGTGGTGGAGGTGATCCCGGGCAAGACCTTCGTCGGCATCGAGCTGCCGAACCGGGTACGCCAGACCGTCTACCTGCGCGAGACCCTCGACTGCGACGACTTCCGCGACAGCCGCAACCCCTTGACCATGGGCCTGGGCCAGGACATCGCAGGGGAGCCCGTGGTGGTGAACCTCGCCAAGATGCCGCACCTGCTGGTGGCCGGTACCACCGGCTCCGGCAAGTCGGTGGGGGTCAACACCATGATCATCTCCATGCTCTACAAGTCGTCGCCGGAGGATCTGCGCTTCATCATGATCGATCCCAAGATGCTGGAGCTCTCGGTCTACGAGGGGATCCCGCATCTGCTGACCGAGGTGGTCACCGACATGAAGGACGCCGCCAACGCCCTGCGCTGGTGCGTGGGCGAGATGGAGCGCCGCTACAAGCTGATGTCGGCGGTCGGGGTGCGCAACCTCAAGGGCTACAACGACAAGGTGCTGGCCGCGGCCGCCGAGGGACAACCGCTGCGGGATCCGCTGTGGCGCCCCGGCGACTCCATGGATCAGATGCCGCCGGAACTCGAGAAGCTGCCCCACATAGTGGTGGTGGTGGACGAGTTTGCCGACATGATGATGATCGTCGGCAAGAAGGTGGAAGAGCTCATCGCCCGTATCGCCCAGAAGGCGCGGGCCGCCGGTATTCATCTCATCCTCGCGACCCAGCGTCCGTCGGTGGATGTGATCACCGGTCTCATCAAGGCCAACATCCCGACCCGGATCTCGTTCCAGGTCTCGAGCAAGATCGACTCCCGTACCATCCTGGATCAGGGCGGTGCCGAATCCCTGCTCGGCATGGGTGACATGCTCTACATGCCGGCCGGTACCTCCAACCCGACCCGGGTCCACGGCGCCTTCGTCGATGACCACGAGGTGCACAAGGTGGTGGCGGACTGGAAGCTGCGCGGTGAGCCGAACTACATCGAGGAGATCCTCTCCGGCGAGTCGGATAGTGAAGGCGGCAGCGGTGACTACGGCAGCAGCGGCGACGAGGAGCTCGATCCCCTGTTCGACGAGGCGGTGGCCTTCGTGGTGGAATCCCGCCGTGGCTCCACCTCCAGCGTGCAGCGCAAGTTCAAGATCGGTTACAACCGGGCGGCTCGTCTCATCGAGCAGATGGAAAACCAGGGCATCGTCAGCAGCCCGGGTGGCAACGGTCAGCGCGACGTGCTGGCACCGCCACCGGTGCGTGACTGAGTTCCCCCTATCATCCAGGCCATGTCTCGCTAGACATGGCCTCTTATCGAGCCCTTTTAAACGGGAAGCATGATGAAGAAACAATTTTTGATGGGTACGGTGCTGCTGCTGGCCAGCAGCCAGGTGTGGGCCGATGCCGCCAGCGACCTCAAGCAGAAGCTGTCCGATGTGAGCCTGTTCTCGGCCAAGTTTGCCCAGACCGTCTATGACAGCAAGGGCAAGGAGCTGCAAAAGGCGAGCGGCGATCTGCTGGTGCAACGCCCGAACCGGTTCAACTGGCACACCACAGCGCCGGATGAGAGCCTGATCGTGGCCGATGGCAAGGACGTCTGGGTCTATGATCCCTTCGTCGAGCAGGTCACCGCCCTCAAGCTGAAGGATGCGGTGCTCAACACCCCCTTCGTGCTGATCGCCGGCAATGACAACGCGCTCTGGAAGAACTACGACGTGACCCAGCAGGGGGACGTCTACACCGTCACCAGCCGCAATCAGGACGAGCTGATCGCCTCCTTCCGCATCACCTTCGATCGGCAGAACAACATCAGCCGCTTCGACGTGAAAGAGGCGCAGGGGCAGTGGAGCGAGTTCACCCTCAGCGGCTTCAACCGCAAACCGGTGCTCAAGGGCAGCGAGTTCCAGTTCAAGATCCCGAAGGGGGTCGCACTGGACGACCAGCGCTGATGCGCGGTCTCTCTTTGGATCTCTGCTCGGGCCGTCTCCTGCTGGCGGCCCGGGTGACGCAGGATGGTCAACGCCGATGAGCAACCTCTCTTTGGATTTATCGTCGGACCGTCTGCCACTGGCGGTCGACGTGGCGCAGGACGGTCAACGCAGATGAGCAACCTGTCGCTGGACTTCTCGTCCGACTTTCGCCCTCTGGCGGCCAGGATGCGGCCGCAGAATCTCGACCAGTACATAGGTCAGCAGCATATCCTGGGGGCTGACAAGCCCCTGCGCAAAGCCATCCTGGCCGGCCACTGCCACTCCATGATCCTGTGGGGCCCCCCGGGTACCGGCAAAACCACCCTCGCCGAGCTGATGGCGCACTACTGTCAGGCCGAGGTGGAGCGACTCTCGGCCGTGACCTCCGGCATCAAGGAGATCCGCGCCGCCATCGACAAGGCGAAGGAGAACAGCTGGCGCGGGGTACGCACTATCTTGTTCGTGGATGAGGTGCACCGCTTCAACAAGAGCCAGCAGGATGTGTTCCTGCCTCACATCGAAGACGGCACCATCACCTTCATCGGCGCCACCACCGAAAACCCCTCGTTCGAACTCAACAACGCACTGCTCTCCCGGGCCCGGGTCTATCTGCTGAAGAGGCTGGAGGAGGAGGACATCCTCGCCATGATCGATCAGGCTCTGACCGACTCGCGCGGCCTCAATGACTCGACGCTGGCCTTCGCCCCCGGGGTGAAGGAGGCGCTGGCCAAGGCGGTGGACGGCGACGGGCGCAAGTCCCTCAACTACCTGGAGCTGTTGGCCGACATGGCCGAGGCCAACGGGGCAGGGCAGCGCATCATCGACAGCGCCCTGCTGGCCGCCGTGGTGGGGGAGCACGTGGCGCGCTTCGACAAGGGGGGCGATCACTTCTACGACCTCATCTCGGCGGTGCACAAGTCCATTCGTGGCTCGGCCCCCGATGCGGCGCTCTACTGGTATGCTCGCATGGTGAGCGCCGGTTGCGATCCGCTCTACATCGCCCGCCGGCTGCTGGCCATCGCCTCGGAAGATGTCGGCAACGCCGATCCGCGCGCCATGCAGGTGGCGCTGTCGGCCTGGGACTGTTTCCATCGCATCGGCCCGGCGGAGGGGGAGCGGGCCATTGCCCAGGCCATTGTCTACCTCGCCTGCGCCCCCAAGAGCAATGCGGTCTACACCGCCTGGAAGGCGGCGCTCAACGATGCCAGGAACCTGCCCGACTTCGAGGTGCCACCGCACCTGCGCAACGCACCGACCAAGCTGATGAGCGATCTGGGTTATGGCGCCGAGTACCGCTACGCCCACGACGAGCCCGGCGCCTATGCGGCGGGGGAGAGCTACTTCCCGCCGGAGCTCGCCGGCAAACACTACTACCAGCCGACCGATCGCGGCCTCGAGAAGCAGATTGCCCAGAAGCTCGACTATCTGCGTGAGCTGGACCGGCAGAGCCCGCACAAAAGAGACAAATAACGGCTCGACGCCGGATGTGGGACGCCGTACGACCGGATCGGCGAAGAAGAGGCTGCCGATGCCCGAAAACTTGGCAAAAACGACAGCAATAGTCCCTGTTCGGGCGGGGGGGCGGTCTGCTACACTGCCCCTCTGACCCCGCTTGTCTTGGCCTTGCACCATCTTCTTGATTTCGAAGGCCCGATTCCGAAGACATAGGGGTGCGCCAACCGATGTTAACTTCCGGATCTGTTCTCTCGCCCGGTCACGATGACCCAGGCCCAGATCCCATTAAAAAAAGTAGGTAAACCATGCTGGATCCCAAATATCTGCGCAGCGATATCGAAGAGGCTGCCGCTCGTCTGGCGACACGTGGCTACGTTCTGGACGTAGCGGCTGTCAATGCTCTGGAAGAGAAACGCAAGGATCTGCAGTCCCGTACCCAGGAGCTGCAGGCCGAGCGCAACGCCCGCTCCAAGTCCATCGGTGAGGCGGCCCGTCGTGGTGAAGATGTGGCCCCGCTCAAGGCCGAGGTGACCAAGATCAACGACGAGCTGGAGACCAGCAAGGCCGAACTCGAGTCCCTGCTGACCGAGATCAAGGCCATCTCCGACGCCATCCCCAACCTGCCAAGCGAGACCACCCCGGTGGGACGCGACGAGAACGATAACGTGGAAGTGCGCCGCTGGGGCACCCCGCGCGTGTTCGACTTCCCGGTACGCGATCACATCGATCTGGGTGAAGCGGCCAAGGGCGTGGATTTCAAGAACGGCGTCAAGCTCGCCGGTGCCCGCTTCGTGGTGATGAAGGGCCAGATTGCCCGCCTGCATCGCGCCCTGGCGCAGTTCATGCTGGACCTGCACACCCTGCAGCACGGCTACACCGAGTGCTACGTGCCCTATCTGGTGAACCCGGACAGCCTGTACGGCACCGGTCAGCTGCCGAAGTTCTCCGAAGACCTGTTCAACACCGGCATCAATGGGGAAGGGGATGACGAGGGCAAGCTGCGCAAGTTCTCCCTGATCCCGACCTCCGAAGTGCCGCTTACCAACATGGCCCGCGACGAGATCTTCGACGAGCAGGAACTGCCCATCAAGATGACCGCCCACAGCCCCTGCTTCCGCTCCGAGGCGGGCTCCTACGGTCGTGATACTCGCGGTCTGATCCGCATGCACCAGTTCGACAAGGTCGAGATGGTGCAGCTGGTGCACCCGGAGAAATCCTGGGAAGCGCTGGAAGAGATGGCCGGTCACGCCGAGAAGGTGCTGCAACTGCTGGAGCTGCCGTATCGCGTGATGGCGCTGGCCACCGGCGACATGGGCTTCTGCGCCGCCAAGACCTACGATCTGGAAGTCTGGCTGCCGGCTCAGAACACCTACCGCGAGATCTCCTCCGTCTCCAACTGCACCGACTTCCAGGCCCGTCGCATGCAGGCCCGGGTGCGCATCGATGGCAAGCCCCAGCTGCTGCACACCCTGAACGGCTCCGGCCTGGCAGTGGGTCGCACCCTGGTGGCGGTGATCGAGAACTACCAGCAGGAAGACGGTCGCATCGCCATCCCGGCGGCGCTGCAGTCCTACATGGGTGGCCTGACCCACATAGGGTAAGCCGCTCGTGCTGACGACAACGCCATGGCAGTGCCATGGCGTTGTGCATTCCGGCGTCGGCCAATGGTTTCGGCAGGGGCTAACATGGCTTCTATCGGCGCCGTATTGGATATTTAACACAATTTTATCAAGCATTGCGCAATCGTTTTTGTTAGACTGCGCCGCAATTTCGCAGGACATCTTTTTCTATGGTCTGGATTGATTACGCCATCATCGGCATCGTCGGTTTCTCCGCTCTCATCAGCCTGGTGCGCGGCTTTCTCAAGGAAGCCATGTCCCTTGTCACCTGGTTCGTCGCCTTTTTCATTGCCAGCCATTTCTATCCCGATCTCGCCGTCTACTTCACCTCGTTTACCGATGCCATGGTGCGCAACGGCCTGGCCATCGCCGCCCTGTTCGTGGCGACCCTGATCCTGGGGAGCGTGGTCAACTATGTGGTGGGCCTGCTGGTGGAAAAGACCGGCCTGTCCGGCACCGATCGGGTGCTGGGAGTCTGTTTTGGCGCCATTCGCGGGGTACTGATCGTCAGTGCCCTGCTGTTTTTTATGGATACCTTCACCAGTCTCTCCCAGAGCGACTGGTGGGTGGCGTCCAAGCTGGTTCCCGAGTTTAAACCGGTGATCCAGTGGTTCTTCGGGTTCATGCTGAACTCATCCAGTTTTCTCAATCAGGTACAGTGACTTCGAGGTAGCAAAGACATGTGTGGTATTGTCGGTATAGTTGGCACCACCCCCGTCAATCAGGCCCTCTACGACGCCTTGACGGTGTTGCAGCACAGGGGACAGGATGCCGCCGGGATCGTGACCATAGACAGTGGAAACTTCCGGCAACGCAAGGCCAACGGCCTGGTGAAGGATGTGTTTGAAGTGCGCCACATGCAGCGACTGAAGGGGCATATCGGCATAGGACATGTCAGATATCCCACCGCAGGCAGCTCAAGTGCCGCTGAAGCCCAACCTTTTTACGTGAACTCCCCCTACGGCATGGTGCTGGCCCACAACGGCAACCTCACCAACGCCAAGGCGCTCAAGGAGCAGCAGTTCAAGGTCGCCCGCCGCCACATCAACACCACCTCCGACTCGGAAGTGCTGCTGAACGTGCTGGCGCACGAGCTGGATCTCTGCGACAAGATGGAGCTGCGTCCCGAGGACATCTTCTCCGCAGTGCGCAAGACTCATCAGCAGATCCGCGGCGCCTATGCCGTGGTCTCCCTGGTGATAGGTCACGGCCTCATCGGCTTCCGCGATCCCAACGGCATTCGGCCGCTGATCCTGGGTCGCCGTATCGACGAGCAGGGCCAGGTGGAGTACATGCTCGCCTCCGAGAGCGTGGCGCTCGACGCCATCGGCTTCGAGACGGTGCGTGACGTCGCCCCGGGCGAGGCCATCTACATCACCGAGCAGGGCCAGCTGTTCTCCGAGCAGTGTGCGGAGAACCCGCAGATGAGTTCCTGCATCTTCGAGTACGTCTACTTCGCCCGTCCCGACTCCTGCATCGACAAGGTCTCCGTCTATGCCGCCCGCCTCAACATGGGTCGCAAGCTGGGCCAAAAGATCGCCCGCGAGTGGGAAGATCTCGACGTGGATGTGGTCATCCCCATCCCCGAGACCTCCTGTGACGTCGCGCTGGAGATAGCCCATACCCTCGATCTGCCGTACCGTCAGGGCTTCGTGAAGAACCGCTACATCGGCCGTACCTTCATCATGCCGGGCCAGACCCAGCGCAAGAAGTCGGTGCGTCGCAAGCTCAATGCCATCGGCTCCGAGTTCAAGGGCAAGAAGGTGCTGCTGGTGGATGACTCTATCGTCCGTGGCACCACCTCCGAGCAGATCATCCAGATGGCGCGGGAAGCCGGTGCGGCCAAGGTCTACTTTGCCTCCGCCGCCCCCGAGATCCGTTTCCCCAACGTCTACGGCATCGATATGCCCACCGCCAACGAGCTGATCGCCCATGGCCGGGAAGTGGAAGAGGTGTGCAAGCTGATCGGTGCCGATGGCCTCATCTTCCAGGATCTGGAAGATCTGGAAGAGGCTGTGCGGGAGATCAACCCCGAGCTGCGCCACTTCGAGACCTCGGTGTTCAACGGCCACTACGTCACCGCCGACGTGGATCAGGGCTATCTGGACCACCTCAATGCCCAGCGCTGCGACGACAACAAGGCCGTGCGCGAATGGCAGGAAGGCACCAGCAACCTGGAAATTTTTAACGAAGGCAGTTAAACGTTTTCGTTCGCCATGACCGATATGAGATGGGGGCCCTGGCCCCCATTGTCGTGTCTGAGAGGCGGGGAAGGAGGATTATCTGTTTTAAAAATAAGCACTTATGCGGCCGGGTGTGGGCAGTGGCGGCGGGATCCGCTAGCATGGGCTGCCACCGCGTCAATCGCGCCGCCGTATCAACCAGAACAGACGAGAATTCAGATGGATGACCTGCTAGCCCCCGTTCGCCAGTTCCTGCATTGTGAGACCCCGGATGCCTGGGTAGAGATGGCGCGGGATCCCGCCCAATTGCCGACCCTGCTTATCGATCACGCCAATTGCGAGAACAAGGCCGCCCTGACCGCCCACAGCCTGGTGCGTCGCTACTGCCTGCCCAAGGGCAAGCGCCACCTGCTGCCCAAGCTGGCGTTCTACCGGGAACTGGACGCCATCCCCGAGAAGGCCGAGATCCTCGGCAAGCGAATCATGGGGGAGTCGGATCGAAGCGTGTTTGCCGAACTGGAGCGCAACCCCCTGCTGTTTCCCATGGTGCGGCTCATCCAGGAGGAGCTGCATCACTTCGAG encodes the following:
- a CDS encoding diguanylate cyclase; amino-acid sequence: MKRKILIVEDSMTIRRMLIQAIAQQTGLEIDAFDTLEGARHCRGEEYVVALVDLTLPDAPSGEAVKVLLERGLSVVILTADISEEKREAWLEAGVLDYVMKDSRHSLQYAVSLVHRLYLNQTIEVLVVDDSRTSRHRTAAQLRKQLLQVHEANCARDALSALEQNPAIRLMLVDYYMPEIDGISLVRMLRERYSKQQLAIIGISVSDKHGLSARYLKQGANDFLNQPFEPEELQCRVSHNLEALEQFNSIQESANRDYLTGLYNRRYWFNEGQRWFEEHQRQQAPLALCVLDVDHFKQVNDHWGHAIGDQLLCHLTRLLTQFFPDAMIARFGGEEFALMVPHSTVPVLLKRLEGLRQQMRQQPLSREIPLFVRASFGVINVGRLSMDEALSEADRQLYQAKNTGRDKIVSQDA
- the lrp gene encoding leucine-responsive transcriptional regulator Lrp; the encoded protein is MMEAKSRLKDLDRIDRNILNELQKDGRISNVELSKRVGLSPTPCLERVRRLERQGYIEGYAAILNPHYLDASLLVFVEITLNRGAPDVFEQFNKAVQVLEEIQECHLVSGDFDYLLKTRVSDMSAYRRLLGETLLRLPGVNDTRTYVVMEEVKQSSRLVISTR
- the trxB gene encoding thioredoxin-disulfide reductase, which gives rise to MSQVTHSKLLILGSGPAGYTAAVYAARANLSPLLITGMQQGGQLTTTTEVENWPGDAEGLTGPALMERMQAHAEKFDTRILFDHINEVALTERPFRLKGDNGEYSCDALIIATGASAKYLGLPSEEAFKGRGVSACATCDGFFYRNQEVAVVGGGNTAVEEALYLANIAKKVHLIHRRGEFRAEKILIKRLNDKVESGNIVLHTHQTLDEVLGDNMGVTGVRLRSTRDESRSELALMGVFIAIGHQPNTQIFEGQLAMENGYLKVRGGLEGFATQTSIPGVFAAGDVADHVYRQAITSAGTGCMAALDAERYLDAQ
- a CDS encoding DNA translocase FtsK, with product MADKKLFTPLSGTQRIFEAVLIAITLMAAYLLLALLTYHPADPGWSQTSWQGEVKNLAGSAGAWLADITMFTFGAFSYLVPPLTVLLGWSLFWRPSRLLEVDYLTLSVRIVGFLLTVLGMSAIASMNFNDMQNFSAGGLVGDVIASAVVPLFGGVGANLMLLCFVATGITLFTGWSWLTIVERIGASCTGTVSAIYHFPTTLGRWLTGGWRQPRFEGPDPLLEGGVGAIDLDEEDEPHGSWTRNPKAKGAAQKTKSDEWLPELDDDTFQFEPQFDDEDDEAPTPVAKPKRAANARPQPVLAAADEDELDLPWAEGDEAPAAPVAVAPKAKRRPQPGMAPLPGLDLLDRPPAKTQMMSKDELDRMGRLVEAKLADYNVQAKVVGVYPGPVITRFELDLAPGMKASKITNLSRDLARSLSASSVRVVEVIPGKTFVGIELPNRVRQTVYLRETLDCDDFRDSRNPLTMGLGQDIAGEPVVVNLAKMPHLLVAGTTGSGKSVGVNTMIISMLYKSSPEDLRFIMIDPKMLELSVYEGIPHLLTEVVTDMKDAANALRWCVGEMERRYKLMSAVGVRNLKGYNDKVLAAAAEGQPLRDPLWRPGDSMDQMPPELEKLPHIVVVVDEFADMMMIVGKKVEELIARIAQKARAAGIHLILATQRPSVDVITGLIKANIPTRISFQVSSKIDSRTILDQGGAESLLGMGDMLYMPAGTSNPTRVHGAFVDDHEVHKVVADWKLRGEPNYIEEILSGESDSEGGSGDYGSSGDEELDPLFDEAVAFVVESRRGSTSSVQRKFKIGYNRAARLIEQMENQGIVSSPGGNGQRDVLAPPPVRD
- the ald gene encoding alanine dehydrogenase, yielding MIIGVPKEIKNHEYRVGMVPASVRELTARNHTVFVQSGAGTGIGFSDADYLAAGAEILASADDVFAKAEMIVKVKEPQAVERAMLRPGQTLFTYLHLAPDLAQTRELIDSGAVCIAYETVTDARGGLPLLAPMSEVAGRMSIQAGAQALEKSRGGSGVLLGGVPGVEPAKVVIIGGGVVGSNAARMAIGLRADVTILDNNIDTLRRLDSEFQGAAKVVYSNRETLERHILAADLVIGGVLVPGATAPKLVSRDHIARMKPGSAVVDVAIDQGGCVETSHATTHQDPTFIVDEVVHYCVANMPGAVARTSTVALNNATLPFIIRLAEQGYRNALLGDPHLLHGLNVMAGKITCREVAEAHHLAYTDPLTLLN